A genomic stretch from Strongyloides ratti genome assembly S_ratti_ED321, chromosome : 1 includes:
- a CDS encoding Maverick — MSQDDIPHYIWNIYHQNNHEHFDTMKHIFPTKIKTKKCRWIIEYDIKLLENEYLIQIIFLTNLRKIFDSLNPLKGLSITILNGKTKNHSIFVPEIEEKYYDWKNVDISYLVDIVNPLKNLRISLKPDPDFCKNLRNNITNLPPLTNNDTPLIIFLENTLGTKSKRIKRNIIDDKFLHRSKRETKSDLILRDIKSTKRKGGHFKNGRGRKLCRKTDLYVDFKELNWDDWILAPEGYNAYQCRGICSNPLPSKLNTTNHAIIQSLINTLNPLSVPAPCCIPTRLAPLSILFVDFNKHVVIKNYAEMIVVECGCN; from the exons ATGAGTCAAGATGATATTCCACATTATATATGGAATATATATCACCAAAATAATCATGAACACTTTGATACAATGAAACATATATTTCCAACAAaa attaaaacaaaaaaatgtagATGGATTATTGAATACGACATCAAATTGTtagaaaatgaatatttgatacaaattatctttttaacaaatttaagaaaaatttttgattcgTTAAATCCTTTAAAAGGTTTATctattacaattttaaatggtaaaacaaaaaatcaTAGCATATTTGTACCAGaaattgaagaaaaatattatgattgGAAAAATGTGGATATTAGTTATCTTGTCGATATAGTGAATCCCTTAAAG AATTTGAGAATATCATTGAAACCTGATCCtgatttttgtaaaaatttaagaaataatattacaaactTACCTCCCTTGACCAATAATGATACGCCGTTGATCATATTTCTTGAAAATACTTTAGGTACCAAatcaaaaagaataaaaagaaatattattgatgataaatttttacatagaTCTAAGAGAGAAACAAAATCAGATCTAATATTAAGGGATATAAAATCAACCAAAAGGAAAGGAGGGCACTTTAAAAATGGACGTGGAAGGAAGCTTTGCCGGAAAACAGATTTGTATGTTGActttaaagaattaaattgGGATGATTGGATACTAGCTCCag aaggGTATAATGCGTACCAGTGTCGTGGAATATGTTCTAATCCTCTCCCATCTAAACTTAACACAACTAACCATGCTATTATTCAATCTCTTATAAATACCTTAAATCCCTTATCAGTCCCTGCACCATGTTGTATTCCCACACGTCTAGCACccttatcaatattattcGTCGACTTTAACAAACATGTagtaatcaaaaattatgcTGAAATGATTGTTGTAGAATGTGGTTGCAACTGA
- a CDS encoding Alkyl hydroperoxide reductase subunit C/ Thiol specific antioxidant domain and Thioredoxin-like fold domain and Peroxiredoxin, C-terminal domain and Peroxiredoxin, AhpC-type family-containing protein, protein MMNLSKIIRPLLTKSSPYNFVGALRMASSIRPLGPKSHIPSFQGKAVVDGEFRQISSKDYENKWLVMFFYPLDFTFVCPTEIIAFGDRAKEFKALGAEAVACSCDSEFSHLAWVNTPRKKGGLGDMQIPILADFDKSISRSFGVLDEETGLSYRGLFIIDPKGMIRHCSVNDLPVGRSVNEVIRLLKAFQFTDKHGEVCPAEWEEGSDTIKPAEANKYFEKKN, encoded by the exons ATGATGAATTTATCGAAAATTATACGACCACTTTTGACAAAATCGTCACCTTATAATTTTGTTGGTGCTTTAAGAATGGCTAGCTCAATTAGACCTCTTGGACCAAAATCTCATATTCCATCTTTCCAAGGAAAAGCTGTTGTAGATGGAGAGTTTAGACAAATATCTAGCAAGGATTATGAAAACAAATGGCTTGTTATGTTTTTCTATCCATTGGATTTCACATTTGTCTGCCCAACAGAAATAATTGCTTTTGGTGACAGAGCCAAAGAATTTAAGGCTCTTGGAGCTGAAGCTGTTGCTTGTTCATGTGATTCTGAATTTTCTCATCTTGCATGGGTTAACACTCCAAGAAAGAAAGGTGGATTAGGAGATATGCAAATTCCTATTTTGGCTGACTTTGACAAATCTATCTCTAGAAGTTTTGGTGTTCTTGATGAAGAGACTGGACTTTCATATCGTGGTTTATTTATTATCGACCCAAAAGGAATGATTCGCCATTGTTCTGTTAATGATCTTCCTGTTGGTCGTAGTGTCAATGAAGTTATTCGCCTCTTGAAAGCTTTCCAATTCACTGATAAACACGGTGAAG tttgtCCAGCAGAATGGGAAGAAGGAAGTGATACTATCAAACCAGCTGAGGCTAACAAATATTTCGAAAAGaaaaactaa
- a CDS encoding Cytoplasmic dynein 1 intermediate chain 2, with amino-acid sequence MISNTFIFLKIIFFNEMTDPSIKAIIELKRQKLAAIREGKKKKEVEKLTLQAEKQNIAVQKEDFIPVRYTFTENELQGILEGAGISPTTEVKVPRQSLAANMLDNFKTPAVPTQRPTGLVLDSTEPDIISFKPICRTTCYTKSVQTDDNNMAHGEFFDVGSQEFYDEFDDNPFPQAQHKSHHHMPFDESPSSDINELLTSSGFRLPPTETKEVEKVIIKEPVIKPPPNPLTETEKEHIIKKSVAPSVGRTYKLFARALAEEAYVNVNYNNDTKDKPKYCNGEKLTLERTFHQKRLENTFVASIDSSEHFNELIVAAYDRIKIDLTEPGSIVKIWNMRFKDDEPEFSLYSPTKLTCAAFGKSNANIIIGGCYSGQICMWDTRDSRKTPIHKSPVSLGSHTHPICKLKVIGSQNANNIVTISSEGKLCSWSLENLSHPAETLSLNLESKPVASNSLSFFHNDSSNFVVGGEDGQIYCGSWNNENLYVVNDKYNHFGPISSIDTHKAVESARTSGLCLTGSLDWSVKLWNIKENKLLYHFDNHSNYVTDVAWSPVHPAIFVSTDADGKIFLWNINEDVENPISTITLKNEASVKKVLWSKTGQHLIVGDTRGCLHVYAAEESLHTPRQNEWDRLEESLDEASLIYK; translated from the exons ATGATTTCAAATaca tttatatttttaaaaattattttttttaatg aaatgaCTGATCCTTCTATAAAAGCTATTATTGAACTTAAACGTCAAAAACTAGCTGCTATCCGTGAaggaaaaaagaaaaaagaagtGGAAAAATTAACACTTCAGGctgaaaaacaaaatattgcAGTCCAAA aagaaGATTTTATTCCTGTCAGATATACATTTACTGAAAATGAACTTCAAGGAATTCTTGAAGGAGCGGGTATTTCTCCCACAACAGAAGTAAAAGTTCCAAGGCAAAGTTTAGCAGCAAATATGTTAGACAATTTTAAAACTCCAGCAGTTCCAACTCAAAGGCCAACTGGTTTGGTATTAGATTCAACTGAACCTGATATTATATCATTCAAACCAATTTGTCGTACAACATGTTATACAAAATCTGTCCAGACAGATGACAATAACATGGCTCATGGAGAATTTTTTGACGTTGGAAGTCAAGAATTTTATGATGAGTTTGATGACAATCCTTTTCCACAAGCACAACATAAATCACATCATCATATGCCTTTTGATGAAAGTCCTTCAAGTGATATTAATGAACTTTTAACTAGTAGTGGTTTTAGATTACCACCAACAGAAACCAAAGAAGTAGAAAAAGTTATCATTAAAGAACCTGTGATAAAACCACCACCAAATCCATTAACGGAAACTGAAAAAGAacacataataaaaaaatctgtTGCACCAAGTGTTGGTAGaacttataaattatttgctAGAGCTCTTGCTGAAGAAGCATATGTTaatgttaattataataatgatacaaAAGATAAACCTAAATATTGTAATGGTGAAAAATTAACTCTTGAGAGAACTTTTCATCAAAAACGATTAGAAAATACATTTGTTGCTTCTATCGATAGTTCTGAACATTTTAATGAACTTATTGTAGCTGCCTATGATCGAATAAAGATAGATCTTACTGAACCAGGTAGTATTGTTAAAATCTGGAATATGCGTTTTAAGGATGATGAACCAGAATTTAGTTTGTATAGTCCAACAAAATTGACTTGTGCGGCTTTTGGAAAGTCTAATgctaatattattattggaGGATGTTACAGTGGACAAATTTGTATGTGGGATACAAGAGATAGTAGAAAAACACCAATACATAAATCACCTGTTAGTCTTGGATCACATACACATCCTATATGTAAATTGAAAGTTATTGGAAGTCAAAATGCAAATAATATAGTTACTATATCTTCTGAAGGTAAACTTTGTTCGTGGTCACTTGAAAATCTTTCACATCCAGCTGAaactttatcattaaatcTTGAATCAAAACCAGTTGCATCAAACTCTCTCTCATTTTTCCATAATGATTCAAGTAACTTTGTTGTCGGTGGTGAAGATGGTCAAATTTATTGTGGTAGTTggaataatgaaaatttatatgttgttaatgataaatataatcattttggTCCTATTTCTTCTATCGATACACATAAAGCAGTTGAAAGTGCCAGGACATCTGGCTTATGTTTGACTGGTTCTCTAGACTGGAGTGTCAAATTATggaatataaaagaaaataaattactttatCACTTTGACAATCATTCAAATTACGTTACTGATGTTGCTTGGAGTCCTGTACATCCTGCCATATTCGTATCAACTGATGCCGATGGAAAA atcTTTTTATGGAACATCAATGAAGATGTTGAAAATCCAATATCAACAATTACATTAAAGAATGAAGCATctgttaaaaaagttttatggTCTAAAACTGGTCAACATTTAATTGTTGGTGATACTCGTGGTTGTTTACATGTTTATGCAGCTGAAGAATCTTTACATACACCCAGACAAAATGAATGGGATCGTCTTGAGGAAAGTTTAGATGAAGcatcattaatttataaataa
- a CDS encoding Cytochrome P450 18a1: MLDVVKNPPGYDAFIKWKKKYGNIYTYWFGSQHVIAICDYDLMVSTFVKDGDNFSGRNTFHLMDEDVRGGENYGLLVSDGWQWREQRRFTIHTFRNFGMGKNLMEERILNEIVFLFNDIEKTNNMNDIFLMRNIDFCVASIINSLLLGYRFDGGANNKEYIRLKILTENHTKLMSSGIVATLLSGPRFLKYLPIFNSVYKKIIQNKDQMFSFIEKQIEKNMKNVDHFGEPTNYVEAYLKEMHNRKNENSSFSMNQLKNVIMDLRTAGTDTTSNTISWGIAYILHNPEVQEKIHEEFDNIINSDRLITIKDKDSLKYTSAVVNETQRMANLIPQNVLHRTYKDTMVNNIFIPKGSCVIPQISTLLYDEKIFPDPYKFNPDRWLDENKNLKKVEQFIPFSLGKRQCLGESLAKMELFLIIANIFNRYKIDVPESKKFPSLHKQMSFTVCPEPYNVSLKLRL; this comes from the coding sequence ATGTTAGATGTTGTAAAAAATCCACCTGGTTATGATGCATTTATTAAATGGAAGAAAAAGTATGGCaatatttatacttattGGTTTGGAAGTCAACATGTTATAGCAATTTGTGATTATGATTTAATGGTTTCAACATTTGTTAAAGATGGTGATAATTTTAGTGGAAGAAATACATTTCATTTGATGGATGAAGATGTTCGTGGTGGTGAAAATTATGGTCTACTAGTTTCTGATGGATGGCAATGGAGGGAACAAAGAAGATTTACCATACATACCTTTAGAAATTTTGGAATGGGAAAAAATTTGATGGAAGAAAGAATCTTAAATGAAATTGTCtttctttttaatgatattgaaaaaacaaataacatgaatgatatatttttaatgagaAACATTGATTTTTGTGTTGCTTCAATTATTAATAGTTTATTATTAGGATATAGATTTGATGGTGGAGCAAAcaataaagaatatataagattaaaaatattgacaGAAAATCATACAAAATTAATGTCTTCTGGTATTGTTGCAACACTTCTTTCTGGAccaagatttttaaaatatttaccaatttttaatagtgtatataaaaagattattcaaaataaagatcaaatgttttcttttattgaaaaacaaatagaaaaaaatatgaaaaatgttGATCATTTTGGAGAACCTACTAACTATGTGGAGGCTTACTTAAAAGAAATgcataatagaaaaaatgaGAATAGTTCATTTTCAAtgaatcaattaaaaaatgtaattatgGATTTAAGGACAGCTGGTACAGATACAACATCAAATACAATTTCTTGGGGAATTGCTTATATATTACATAACCCGGAAGTTCAAGAAAAAATTCATGAAGAATTTGATAACATAATAAATTCTGATCGTTTGATAACTATAAAAGACAAAGACAGTCTAAAATATACAAGTGCTGTGGTAAATGAAACACAAAGAATGGCTAATTTAATTCCACAAAATGTTTTACATAGAACATATAAAGATACCAtggtaaataatatatttattccaAAAGGATCATGTGTAATACCACAAATATcaacattattatatgatgaaaaaatatttcctgatccatataaatttaatccAGATAGATGGTtagatgaaaataaaaatcttaaaaaagtAGAACAATTTATTCCATTTTCATTAGGTAAACGTCAATGTCTTGGAGAAAGCCTAGCTAAAATggaactttttttaataatagcaaatatttttaatcgaTATAAAATAGATGTACCAGAATCTAAAAAATTTCCCTCATTACACAAACAAATGAGTTTTACTGTTTGCCCAGAACCATATAatgtatcattaaaattaagattatga
- a CDS encoding Homeobox domain and Homeodomain-like-containing protein, with product MNIYTHIKSNNIHELSEVIPPSFNIVDNNNVEKMSNDKEKTVKIYTPNCESLGITDNKLLEEFFSKNKYPNLKEKRDLAINLKSSPLKIQTWFQNKRAKTKRKNEIKKIDTMSLLKKNRISQTVENVIAREMKKTSNPISDLHINEYSTKESLNNLVSLLNNSEKGKKCQKDAIKNKNPTFIYGLWCGLNLFFGNASPETINQFLNEYK from the exons atgaatatttatactcatattaaatcaaataatattcatgAATTAAGTGAGGTTATTCCACCatcatttaatattgttgacaataataatgtagaaaaaatgtcaaatgataaagaaaaaacagtaaaaatatatacaccTAATTGTGAATCACTTGGTATTACagataataaacttttagaagaattttttagcaaaaataaatatccaAATTTAAAGGAAAAACGTGATTTAgctattaatttaaaatcatcCCCCTTAAAAATACAG ACATGgtttcaaaataaaagagctaaaacaaaaagaaaaaatgaaattaaaaaaattgatacaatgagtcttttaaaaaaaaatagaatatcTCAGACTGTAGAAAATGTTATAGCACGTGAGATGAAAAAAACATCAAATCCAATTTCTGATTTAcatataaatgaatattcTACCAAAGAATCTTTAAATAACTTAGTATCactattaaataattctgaaaaaggaaaaaaatgtcaaaaagatgcaattaaaaacaaaaatccAACTTTTATATATGGTTTATGGTGTGgattaaatttgttttttggAAATGCTTCACCTGAAACAattaatcaatttttaaatgagtataagtaa
- a CDS encoding Calcineurin-like phosphoesterase domain, apaH type and Serine/threonine-specific protein phosphatase/bis(5-nucleosyl)-tetraphosphatase domain-containing protein, which translates to MSLRQKTGNKKSKNTKNSTRFSMMGIAKMLNGYISRLVDLWTPGRSTFLFNEAEVVELCLRAREAFWASPIVAKIEPPCHVFGDIHGQFEDLLAELHHIGYPPKVKLVFLGDYVDRGPFSIECAMLLFALKVRYPNEVVLVRGNHESRPVTMHYGFFIECERRYSKKVYDAFIDAFCAMPICVLIGNTILGMHGGISDEISSLRQLELMRRPYEIPIFGVASHFTWSDPDSESAGFDESPRGAGLLFNEKALTDFLNIHNLQLIIEN; encoded by the exons atgtcGTTACGTCAAAAGACCGGTAATAAGAAGTCGAAAAATACTAAAAACAGTACCAGATTTTCTATGATGG GTATTGCTAAGATGCTTAATGGTTACATTAGTAGATTGGTAGATTTATGGACACCTGGTAGatcaacatttttatttaatgaggCAGAAGTTGTAGAGTTATGCTTAAGAGCTCGTGAAGCTTTTTGGGCTTCTCCAATAGTAGCAAAAATTGAACCACCTTGTCATGTTTTTGGTGATATACATGGACAATTTGAAGATTTACTTGCAGAGTTACATCATATTGGGTACCCTCCAAAAGTGAAATTAGTTTTTCTTGGTGATTATGTAGATAGGGGACCTTTTTCAATTGAATGTGCTATGTTACTTTTTGCTTTGAAG gtCCGGTATCCTAATGAAGTTGTTTTGGTTAGAGGGAATCATGAATCTAGACCAGTAACTATGCATTATggattttttattgaatgtGAAAGAAGGTATtctaaaaaagtttatgatGCTTTTATAGATGCATTTTGTGCTATGCCAATATGTGTATTAATTGGAAATACAATTCTTGGAATGCATGGTGGTATATCTGATGAGATATCTTCTCTTCGACAACTTGAATTGATGCGACGCCCTTATGAAATACCAATTTTTGGAGTTGCTTCACATTTTACTTGGTCTGATCCTGACTCAGAATCTGCTGGATTTGATGAATCACCTAGAGGTGCTGGTCttctttttaatgaaaaagcTTTAACAGATTTcttaaatatacataatttacaattaatt ATAGAAAATTAG
- a CDS encoding Ground-like domain-containing protein codes for MRYNIHINNNTPKCNSETLKNYMERNINESPSESKRAIQRVAEARIGGTFSVICSKENFSYLVVTRLYCEVQVNNVTCFAFIHE; via the exons atgaGATAca ACATTCACataaataata acACTCCGAAATGTAATTctgaaacattaaaaaattatatggaacgg aatATTAATGAAAGTCCCAGTGAATCTAAAAGAGCAATTCAAAGAGTTGCAGAGGCAAGGATTGGTGGAACATTTTCTGTAATTTGctcaaaagaaaattttagttatttaGTTGTTACAAGACTTTATTGCGAAGTTCAAGTTAACAATGTAACATGTTTTGCATTTATACATGAATAA
- a CDS encoding 26S proteasome non-ATPase regulatory subunit 5: MKDKKVSNFESIDEVEFTLTSDVWTRENLFKVTKLFQQTGNEECAVNILEKLLKINISEVPSLVEKHQMTIVFFINQCPSEILRMLINKYFLPQLTDDNLTLLLTTGRAIPVALTRRLYKSPIVETIASIVIHFIKCPEVITELEHKLKEEDSQRRFEIHSVTKAVLLESNENNFHFIENLVDKLIKELDGDDILSSLAALTILTEITSERETAAVYLGQKGLIDKIYKCLIQMENDKDNSFLYFGYIKFFGHLVSVNSDYLKKYPVFVRLILKMFQDFDKLGNDQKILTISTFGAIFHSSQSKKLLFEIDEIKNNLPDIMPIYTNFLIYGNMETKIHVLDSLVMIFQNFFLKDTFIFEELLDLCGPSFTTTLLDILKSPFESKLAALHFLQIITEVVYGFKKIYFTPTFMEYLLDKKTETNLIGMQTKNNIICNIIEKYNDIVGEENIKKLKDSIKYGSSYIEKTPDVAVME; this comes from the exons ATGAAGGATAAAAAAGTATCTAATTTTGAGTCAATTGATGAAGTTGAGTTTACCTTAACTTCAGATGTTTGGACTAGggaaaatttgtttaaagttacaaaattatttcaacAAACTGGAAACGAAGAATGTgctgtaaatattttagaaaaattacttaaaattaatatttctgAAGTCCCaag ccTTGTTGAAAAACACCAAATGacaattgttttttttatcaatcaaTGCCCTTCTGAAATATTACGTATGcttattaacaaatattttcttcCACAATTAACTGATGACAATTTAACTCTTTTATTAACTACTGGAAGAGCTATACCTGTAGCTTTAACTAGAAGATTATATAAATCTCCTATTGTTGAGACTATTGCTAGTATTGtgatacattttattaaatgtccAGAGGTTATCACAGAATTGgaacataaattaaaagaggAAGATTCTCAAAGAAGATTTGAAATTCATTCAGTAACTAAGGCTGTCTTACTTGAGAGTAATGAAAacaattttcattttattgaaaatcttgtggataaattaattaaagaatTGGATGGAGATGATATTTTAAGTTCATTGGCAGCACTTACAATTCTTACTGAGATTACTTCTGAGAGAGAGACAGCTGCTGTCTACCTGGGTCAAAAAGGGTTAATTGATAAGATTTATAAATGCCTCATTCAAATGGAAAATGACAAAGATAATTCATTTTTGTATTTTGGatatattaaattctttGGTCATCTTGTTTCTGTTAACTcagattatttaaaaaaatatcctGTTTTTGTAAGATTAATACTCAAGATGTTTCaagattttgataaattaggAAATGATCAAAAGattttaacaatatcaaCATTTGGAGCAATTTTTCATTCATCCCAATcaaaaaaacttttgtttgaaattgatgaaattaaaaataatttaccaGATATAATGCcaatttatacaaattttttgatatatggTAATATGGAAACTAAAATTCATGTTTTAGATTCATTAGTTATGATCtttcaaaacttttttttgaaggATACTTTTATCTTTGAAGAATTACTAGATTTGTGTGGTCCAAGTTTCACAACTACATTACTAGATATTCTTAAATCACCCTTTGAATCAAAATTGGCAGCTCTTCactttttacaaattattaCTGAAGTAGTATAtggatttaaaaaaatttattttacccCAACTTTTATGGAATAtcttttagataaaaaaacaGAAACAAACTTAATTGGAATgcaaacaaaaaataatattatatgtaatattattgaaaagtACAATGATATAGTAGGTGAagaaaacataaaaaaactCAAGGATTCCATTAAATATGGTAGTTCGTATATTGAAAAAACACCTGATGTTGCTGTAatggaataa